One stretch of Zhihengliuella flava DNA includes these proteins:
- a CDS encoding CobW family GTP-binding protein, producing the protein MGPVPVIVLTGYLGAGKTTFLNQLLRHPGARIGVIVNDFGDINVDAGLVSGQVDRAASIAGGCLCCIEDVSELDGALEQLSAPRLALDAIIVEASGLADPVALAQIIRDHAPARTRLAALVDVVDAVEHFRTVDDGGLPPLRYQVASLVVVNKLDRVPEKERDGVVARVRERVRERNGRAEVIGAVGGRIDPALLFDVAQPDEDPDQLPLRQLLLDAASSAAHGTAGDHVHAHSASVATTGPVDPDRVLTFLERPIAGAYRLKGHFAVLDGTKRRGFTAHAVGGYLHLTEGRAPAENVLVAIGVDLDPQAETALRSALAPTDSRGESTPERAAALMRLERRVRLSTKFV; encoded by the coding sequence ATGGGCCCAGTTCCCGTCATCGTGCTCACCGGCTACCTAGGTGCCGGCAAAACCACGTTCCTGAACCAGCTGCTGCGCCATCCGGGCGCTCGGATCGGCGTGATCGTCAACGATTTCGGCGACATCAACGTCGACGCCGGGTTGGTCTCCGGGCAGGTTGACCGCGCGGCCTCGATCGCCGGTGGCTGCCTCTGCTGCATCGAGGACGTCAGTGAACTCGACGGCGCGCTCGAACAACTCTCTGCGCCCCGGCTAGCCCTCGACGCCATCATCGTCGAGGCCAGCGGCCTGGCGGACCCGGTGGCGTTGGCCCAGATCATTCGCGATCACGCGCCCGCCCGCACCCGGCTGGCCGCCCTCGTGGACGTCGTGGACGCGGTCGAGCACTTTCGCACGGTGGACGACGGCGGCCTGCCGCCCCTGCGCTACCAAGTGGCCTCCCTCGTGGTGGTCAACAAACTGGACCGGGTCCCGGAGAAGGAGCGGGACGGCGTCGTCGCCCGGGTGCGCGAGCGGGTCCGCGAACGCAACGGACGCGCCGAGGTGATCGGCGCCGTCGGAGGCCGCATTGACCCGGCCCTACTCTTCGACGTCGCGCAGCCCGACGAGGACCCCGACCAGCTTCCGCTGCGCCAACTGCTGCTCGACGCGGCCTCCTCCGCCGCGCACGGCACGGCCGGCGACCACGTGCACGCCCACTCAGCGAGCGTGGCTACCACGGGGCCGGTGGACCCGGACCGGGTCCTCACCTTCTTGGAGCGGCCCATCGCCGGCGCGTACCGCCTCAAGGGGCACTTTGCTGTGCTGGACGGGACGAAACGGCGCGGATTTACCGCCCACGCCGTCGGTGGCTACCTTCACCTCACCGAGGGGCGGGCGCCCGCCGAGAACGTCCTCGTCGCCATCGGCGTGGACCTGGATCCGCAAGCCGAGACCGCCTTGCGCAGCGCCCTCGCACCGACCGATTCGCGGGGCGAATCCACGCCCGAGCGCGCGGCCGCGCTGATGCGGCTGGAACGCAGGGTGCGGCTGAGCACCAAGTTCGTCTGA
- a CDS encoding aldehyde dehydrogenase family protein, whose product MARRTRRNTSTTTAPDDAAGHVPSVRESYARLRDARQGRLMHSRRMRAAQLKGLGRLLAEGEKDLLDALADDLGKPHVEARLTELDLVKHEVEYALHHLADWMEPQHAKVPIMLQPAGAKTEAQPKGAMLIMGAWNYPVQVLLGPLVGALAAGNVAALKPSELAPATSRAIARLVPRYLDPRAVQVLEGDAEVAAELLDLEWDHICFTGSERVGKIVAAAAAQHLTPVTLELGGKSPAVVLDGNLHAAARRIAHGKSLNAGQTCTAPDYVLAVGQGMEKLPEIIHRAFVRFFGRDAQKSRDYGRIVNRKAFNRLVSFIEDAEIDRSVKVIGGHYDAADLYIEPTILVGVSPDAPIMQEEIFGPILPVLAVDSLDEAMQFIGDRPSPLAAYLFSERPRPHAAFEQQVRAGAIAFNVCNLHAAVSTLPFGGVGASGVGSYHGKFGFDEFSQLRPVFSKTALVDTLKIAYPPYRKGKEKVVRNVNLGFNSRKRVDVKPGDKPGL is encoded by the coding sequence ATGGCACGCCGAACTCGCCGAAACACGTCCACCACTACCGCACCCGACGACGCCGCAGGCCACGTGCCGAGCGTGCGCGAATCCTACGCGCGCCTCCGGGACGCGCGGCAGGGGCGCCTGATGCACTCGCGCCGCATGCGCGCCGCGCAACTCAAGGGCCTGGGCCGGCTGCTGGCCGAGGGCGAGAAGGACTTGCTCGACGCGCTCGCCGACGACTTGGGCAAGCCGCACGTTGAGGCCCGCCTGACCGAGCTGGATCTGGTCAAGCACGAGGTCGAGTACGCGCTGCACCACCTCGCTGACTGGATGGAACCCCAGCACGCGAAGGTGCCGATCATGCTGCAGCCCGCCGGCGCGAAGACGGAAGCCCAGCCCAAAGGCGCCATGCTCATCATGGGGGCGTGGAACTACCCCGTGCAGGTGCTCCTCGGCCCCCTCGTGGGTGCCCTCGCCGCCGGCAACGTCGCCGCGTTGAAGCCCTCCGAGTTAGCGCCGGCAACGTCCCGCGCCATCGCGCGGCTGGTGCCGCGCTATCTAGACCCCCGCGCGGTGCAGGTGCTAGAGGGCGACGCCGAGGTGGCCGCCGAACTGCTGGATCTGGAGTGGGACCACATCTGCTTCACGGGCAGCGAGCGCGTCGGCAAGATCGTCGCGGCCGCCGCAGCCCAGCACCTGACCCCGGTCACCCTCGAGCTGGGAGGCAAGAGCCCCGCCGTCGTTCTGGATGGAAATCTGCACGCCGCCGCCCGCCGCATCGCCCACGGCAAGTCGCTCAATGCGGGGCAGACGTGCACGGCCCCGGACTACGTGTTGGCCGTCGGCCAGGGCATGGAGAAGCTGCCGGAGATCATTCACCGGGCGTTCGTGCGGTTCTTCGGGCGGGACGCGCAAAAGAGCCGGGACTACGGACGCATTGTGAACCGCAAGGCGTTCAACCGGCTGGTGTCTTTCATTGAGGATGCGGAGATTGACCGTTCGGTGAAGGTGATCGGCGGTCATTATGATGCCGCGGACCTGTACATCGAGCCGACGATTCTGGTGGGTGTGAGCCCCGATGCGCCGATCATGCAGGAGGAGATCTTCGGTCCGATCCTCCCGGTGCTGGCCGTGGACAGCCTGGATGAGGCCATGCAGTTCATCGGCGATCGCCCCAGTCCGCTGGCGGCCTACCTGTTTAGCGAACGTCCGCGCCCGCACGCGGCCTTTGAGCAGCAGGTGCGCGCGGGCGCGATCGCCTTCAACGTCTGCAATCTCCACGCCGCCGTCAGCACGCTGCCGTTTGGTGGCGTGGGCGCCTCCGGCGTGGGGAGCTATCACGGCAAGTTTGGGTTCGACGAGTTCAGCCAACTACGGCCCGTCTTCTCCAAAACGGCGCTGGTGGACACGCTCAAGATCGCCTACCCGCCCTACCGTAAGGGCAAGGAAAAGGTGGTCCGCAACGTGAATCTGGGGTTCAACTCCCGCAAGCGGGTGGACGTGAAACCGGGAGACAAGCCGGGACTGTGA
- a CDS encoding NAD(P)H-dependent oxidoreductase codes for MARVLTLVGSLRTGSTNRQLADAAAAGAPEGVDINLYAGLEELPFYNEEIDVEGQVPAAAAKLREAAAASDAVLLVSPEYNGTMPAVLKNAIDWLSRPYGASPIAGKPAAVIGTAFGQYGGVWAQDEARKAVGIAGATVLEDVKLSIPGSLTRFAEVHPKDDAEVAGQVADVIAAIKAAAEKN; via the coding sequence ATGGCCCGTGTCCTGACCCTCGTTGGTTCTCTGCGGACCGGCTCGACCAACCGCCAGCTCGCCGACGCCGCAGCCGCCGGCGCACCGGAAGGCGTAGATATCAACCTCTACGCCGGGCTGGAGGAGCTGCCGTTCTACAACGAGGAGATCGACGTCGAGGGCCAGGTCCCGGCCGCCGCCGCTAAGCTCCGCGAGGCCGCCGCGGCGTCCGATGCCGTCCTGCTGGTTTCCCCGGAGTACAACGGCACCATGCCGGCCGTGCTGAAGAACGCCATTGACTGGCTGTCCCGTCCGTACGGTGCCAGCCCAATCGCCGGCAAGCCGGCCGCCGTGATCGGTACGGCGTTCGGCCAGTACGGCGGCGTGTGGGCGCAGGATGAGGCCCGCAAGGCCGTGGGCATCGCCGGTGCCACCGTGCTGGAGGACGTCAAGCTGTCGATCCCGGGCTCGCTGACCCGCTTCGCCGAGGTGCACCCGAAGGACGACGCCGAGGTTGCCGGTCAGGTCGCCGACGTCATCGCCGCCATCAAGGCTGCCGCCGAGAAGAACTAA
- the pgm gene encoding phosphoglucomutase (alpha-D-glucose-1,6-bisphosphate-dependent): protein MVGNRAGQPAEAQDLIDVDAVLGAYFDVVPDAANPDQQVAFGTSGHRGSSLKGSFNEHHIAAITQAIVDYRNRQGIGGPLFLGQDTHALSGPAQDTALEVLAANGVEVRIDARGRFTPTPALSHAILTHNRGRTQPALHADGIVITPSHNPPADGGFKYNPPHGGPADSDATGWIAQQANEYLANALAGVRRLPLAEAKDAATTGTYDFLARYVESLGAVLDMDLIRSEGVRIGADPMGGASVDYWGAIGETHGLNLTVVNDAVDPAWPFMTLDWDEKIRMDCSSPYAMASLIESLAGGSAAFDIATGNDADADRHGIVTPDAGLMNPNHFLAVAIDYLYRNRPDWSQEAGVGKTLVSSSMIDRVAASLGRPLVEVPVGFKWFVPGLLDGTGVFGGEESAGASFVRFDGTPWSTDKDGILMCLLASEIQAATGSSPSDHYRGLTAEFGAPSYARIDAPATRAQKDALKKLSAADVTASSLAGEQITAKLTEAPGNGAAIGGLKVTTENAWFAARPSGTEDVYKIYAESFSGDEHLAQVQDEAKALVDSVIS, encoded by the coding sequence ATGGTTGGCAATCGCGCGGGACAGCCCGCTGAAGCACAGGATCTGATCGACGTCGACGCGGTGCTGGGGGCGTACTTCGACGTCGTTCCCGACGCCGCGAACCCGGACCAGCAGGTAGCGTTCGGCACGAGCGGTCATCGCGGTTCCTCCCTCAAGGGCTCCTTCAACGAGCACCACATCGCGGCCATCACGCAGGCGATCGTGGATTACCGCAATCGCCAAGGCATCGGCGGTCCACTGTTCTTGGGCCAGGACACGCACGCGCTCTCCGGGCCGGCGCAGGACACGGCGTTGGAGGTGTTGGCCGCCAACGGCGTGGAGGTGCGCATCGACGCCCGGGGCCGCTTCACACCGACCCCAGCGCTGAGCCACGCGATCCTCACCCACAATCGCGGGCGCACCCAGCCAGCGCTGCACGCGGACGGCATCGTCATCACCCCCAGCCACAACCCGCCCGCTGACGGCGGTTTCAAGTACAACCCACCGCACGGCGGCCCCGCGGACTCGGATGCCACCGGGTGGATCGCGCAGCAGGCCAACGAGTATCTCGCCAACGCGCTGGCCGGTGTCCGCCGCCTGCCTTTGGCCGAGGCCAAGGACGCGGCGACGACGGGCACCTACGACTTCCTCGCCCGCTACGTGGAATCTCTCGGCGCCGTGTTGGACATGGATCTGATTCGCTCCGAGGGGGTGCGGATTGGCGCGGACCCCATGGGCGGGGCGTCCGTGGACTATTGGGGAGCCATCGGCGAGACGCATGGCCTGAACCTCACCGTGGTGAACGACGCCGTGGATCCCGCCTGGCCGTTCATGACGCTGGACTGGGACGAGAAGATCCGCATGGACTGCTCCTCCCCGTACGCCATGGCCTCGCTCATCGAAAGCCTCGCCGGCGGCTCCGCCGCCTTCGATATCGCGACGGGGAACGACGCCGATGCAGACCGCCACGGCATCGTCACTCCGGACGCCGGGCTCATGAACCCCAACCACTTCCTCGCCGTGGCGATCGACTACTTGTACCGCAACCGGCCGGATTGGTCCCAGGAAGCCGGCGTCGGCAAGACCCTGGTGAGCTCGTCGATGATTGACCGCGTGGCGGCGTCGTTGGGGCGGCCACTGGTGGAAGTTCCCGTGGGCTTCAAGTGGTTTGTCCCCGGGCTACTGGACGGCACGGGGGTGTTCGGCGGCGAGGAGTCGGCGGGGGCCTCCTTTGTGCGATTCGACGGCACGCCGTGGAGCACGGACAAGGACGGGATCCTGATGTGCCTGCTGGCCTCGGAGATTCAGGCCGCCACGGGTTCCTCGCCGAGCGACCACTACCGCGGCCTGACCGCGGAGTTCGGGGCGCCGTCGTACGCCCGCATCGATGCCCCGGCCACCCGGGCGCAGAAGGACGCGCTGAAGAAACTGTCCGCGGCGGACGTGACGGCATCCTCCCTGGCCGGCGAGCAGATCACCGCCAAGCTGACCGAGGCGCCGGGCAACGGCGCGGCGATCGGCGGGCTGAAGGTCACCACGGAGAACGCGTGGTTCGCGGCGCGGCCGTCCGGCACGGAGGACGTGTACAAGATTTACGCGGAATCTTTCTCCGGTGACGAGCACCTGGCGCAGGTGCAGGACGAGGCGAAGGCGCTGGTGGACTCGGTCATCTCCTGA
- a CDS encoding MFS transporter encodes MTGTVQRADRARIQRRTLGVVVLSQILGGAGLAAGVTVGALLVQELFGYRGAAGLPAAMFTLGAAVTAYVVGRLTQRAGRRTGLAAGFAAGGLGGFGVVAAAVTENLVLLFIAFAIYGAGTATNLQARYAGSDLADPTRRGRAVSVAMVATTIGAVAGPNLVEPMGRVALALGLPALTGPFLLSGAAYLAAGGVLWAFLRPDPLLVARALEEADDAEATPARTSPSSNGVRPAAYVGAAVMVLIQIAMVAVMTMTPLHLRAHGHGLSDVGLVIGAHIAAMYLPSLVTGQLVDRVGRTPVAIAAGATLLAAGAAAALAPADSLGWMIVALILLGLGWNFGLISGTALVVDGTEPENRPRVQGSIDVLISLAGAGGGAASGVVMATSSFAALSLGSGVLALAFLPVLWWARSRSRRG; translated from the coding sequence GTGACCGGCACCGTGCAGCGCGCCGACCGCGCCCGCATCCAGCGCCGCACGCTCGGCGTCGTCGTCCTCAGTCAGATTTTGGGCGGTGCGGGCCTCGCGGCCGGCGTGACCGTCGGCGCGCTGTTGGTTCAAGAGCTGTTCGGGTACCGCGGGGCGGCCGGGCTTCCGGCCGCCATGTTCACGCTCGGCGCCGCGGTCACGGCCTACGTGGTGGGCCGCCTGACCCAGCGCGCGGGGCGCCGGACCGGCCTCGCCGCGGGCTTCGCAGCCGGAGGCCTTGGTGGCTTCGGTGTCGTCGCCGCTGCGGTGACGGAGAACCTCGTCCTGCTCTTCATCGCGTTCGCCATCTACGGTGCGGGCACCGCCACCAACTTGCAGGCGCGCTACGCCGGATCGGACCTCGCCGATCCGACCCGCCGCGGCCGCGCCGTGAGCGTGGCCATGGTCGCCACCACCATCGGCGCCGTGGCCGGCCCCAACCTCGTCGAACCGATGGGTCGCGTCGCGCTGGCGCTCGGCCTGCCCGCCCTGACGGGGCCGTTCCTCCTCTCCGGCGCGGCCTACCTCGCCGCGGGTGGCGTGCTGTGGGCCTTCCTCCGCCCGGACCCCCTGCTGGTGGCCCGCGCGCTCGAGGAGGCGGACGACGCCGAGGCCACCCCCGCGCGCACCTCCCCCTCAAGCAACGGCGTGCGCCCGGCGGCCTACGTGGGCGCCGCGGTCATGGTGCTGATCCAAATCGCGATGGTGGCCGTGATGACCATGACGCCGCTGCACCTGCGCGCTCACGGGCACGGATTGTCCGACGTGGGGCTGGTGATCGGCGCGCACATCGCCGCCATGTACCTGCCCTCCCTCGTCACGGGACAGCTGGTGGACCGGGTGGGCCGCACGCCCGTAGCGATCGCCGCGGGCGCCACGCTGCTTGCCGCCGGGGCGGCCGCCGCGCTCGCCCCAGCGGATTCATTGGGCTGGATGATCGTGGCGTTGATCCTGCTCGGGCTGGGCTGGAACTTTGGCCTGATCTCCGGAACCGCCCTGGTGGTGGATGGCACGGAGCCGGAGAATCGGCCGCGGGTGCAGGGATCGATCGACGTGCTGATTTCCCTCGCCGGCGCCGGCGGCGGGGCGGCCTCCGGAGTGGTGATGGCGACGTCGTCCTTCGCCGCCCTGTCCCTGGGCTCTGGGGTGCTGGCGCTCGCCTTCCTCCCCGTGCTGTGGTGGGCCCGTTCGCGGTCCCGCCGTGGGTGA
- a CDS encoding DUF2254 domain-containing protein, whose translation MQRIQRTVDTIRHELWPLPVLGIALGVIIGLALPATDTLLPQAREAFASWAFGGSPAAARSILTTIAGSVVTVTTLTFSMTLVTLQLAASQYSPRLLRTFTGDSIVHATLAVFLGTFAYCLTVLPAVRDATEENGGFVPGMSVSFAYLLAIAVVVLLVVFLTHLTRIIRVESIVDDVAAEARDALRRAYRNTRPGRPSVGTNPAVSIPAFASGFVRDVDVDPLLDLATRRDWTIALTVSAGDFVTMHETVATVRHASSGQRLSAEEAAEAATCLNSAVVTGTERTTVKDPRFPLQQMVDMSTRALSPGVNDPTTSMHCLNYLGAVLTHVATMDIRDTVELDSSGTLRVLLPQPSFTDLATLILREALTFGREQYVIVERAFSLLREAALCDTAGRYSQEIAALVEDFATLIPLETFSPRDADRLRHVIAEAAAAAKTGHSQLATDFGG comes from the coding sequence ATGCAACGGATCCAGCGCACGGTAGACACCATCAGGCACGAACTCTGGCCGCTCCCGGTGCTCGGCATTGCGCTCGGCGTGATCATCGGGCTCGCCCTCCCGGCGACGGACACGCTGCTCCCGCAGGCGCGGGAGGCCTTCGCCTCCTGGGCGTTCGGTGGCAGCCCGGCCGCAGCGCGCTCCATCCTGACCACGATCGCCGGCTCCGTGGTGACCGTGACCACGCTGACGTTCTCGATGACGCTCGTGACCCTGCAGCTCGCCGCCTCCCAATACTCGCCCCGGCTCCTGCGGACCTTCACGGGGGACTCGATTGTCCACGCCACACTGGCGGTGTTCTTAGGGACCTTCGCATACTGCCTCACCGTGCTGCCCGCCGTGCGGGATGCCACGGAGGAAAACGGCGGTTTTGTCCCGGGGATGAGCGTGAGCTTCGCGTACCTGCTCGCCATCGCCGTCGTGGTCCTGTTGGTGGTCTTCTTGACCCACCTGACCCGGATCATCCGGGTCGAATCGATTGTGGACGACGTCGCCGCCGAGGCCCGCGACGCGCTGCGCCGCGCCTACCGCAACACCCGGCCGGGCCGGCCCAGCGTCGGCACCAACCCGGCGGTATCCATCCCCGCGTTCGCCAGCGGTTTTGTGCGGGACGTGGACGTGGATCCACTGCTGGACCTCGCCACCCGGCGGGATTGGACCATTGCCCTAACCGTCAGCGCGGGCGACTTCGTGACGATGCATGAGACGGTGGCCACCGTCCGCCACGCCTCCTCGGGCCAGCGGCTCAGCGCGGAGGAAGCGGCCGAGGCGGCCACGTGCCTGAACTCCGCCGTGGTGACCGGCACCGAGCGCACCACGGTGAAGGACCCGCGCTTTCCCCTGCAGCAGATGGTGGACATGAGCACCAGGGCGCTCTCCCCCGGCGTCAACGATCCGACCACGTCCATGCACTGCCTGAACTACCTCGGCGCGGTGCTGACTCACGTGGCCACCATGGACATCCGGGACACCGTGGAGCTGGACTCGAGCGGAACCCTCCGCGTGCTGCTGCCCCAGCCGTCCTTCACGGATCTGGCTACCCTCATTCTGCGGGAGGCGCTCACGTTCGGGCGGGAGCAGTACGTCATCGTGGAACGGGCCTTCTCCCTGCTGCGGGAGGCCGCACTGTGTGACACGGCGGGGCGGTACTCGCAGGAGATCGCCGCGCTGGTGGAGGATTTCGCGACGCTGATCCCGTTGGAGACGTTCTCCCCGCGGGACGCGGATCGGCTGCGGCACGTGATCGCCGAGGCCGCCGCCGCTGCCAAGACCGGCCACAGCCAGCTCGCCACAGATTTCGGCGGGTGA
- a CDS encoding HNH endonuclease family protein, whose product MNERRTPRLLTALACAAVVLSTTGCSVVEEALHSALEALDEPAVATDSDANDGFAETDTALLDQLATIEVKGRAPKTGYERDEFGSGWLDPDRNGCDARNDMLRRDLTEVTFKDGTQDCVVLTGTLDDAFTGTVIEFQRGPGSSSEVQIDHLVALSDAWQKGAQQLSDQERELFANDPLNLLAVDGGTNAAKGDSDAATWLPPNGGFWCDYVARQTAVKAKYDLWMTAAEHRAVAEVVTSRCPDAKALAIS is encoded by the coding sequence GTGAACGAACGCCGCACCCCTCGCTTATTGACCGCCCTCGCCTGCGCCGCCGTCGTCCTCAGCACCACCGGTTGCTCCGTCGTTGAGGAGGCGCTGCACTCGGCCCTCGAGGCGCTGGATGAACCGGCGGTCGCCACGGACAGCGACGCCAATGACGGGTTCGCCGAGACCGACACGGCGCTGCTTGACCAACTCGCCACGATTGAGGTCAAGGGCCGCGCCCCGAAGACGGGCTACGAGCGGGACGAGTTCGGTTCCGGTTGGCTGGACCCGGATCGCAACGGGTGCGACGCCCGCAATGACATGCTCCGCCGGGACCTGACGGAGGTCACGTTCAAGGACGGCACGCAGGATTGTGTGGTGCTGACCGGCACGCTCGACGACGCGTTTACGGGCACTGTGATCGAGTTTCAACGCGGCCCGGGCAGCAGCTCCGAGGTGCAGATTGACCATCTCGTGGCACTTTCCGACGCGTGGCAGAAGGGCGCCCAGCAGCTCAGCGATCAGGAGCGGGAGCTGTTCGCGAACGATCCGCTGAACCTCCTCGCCGTCGACGGCGGCACCAATGCCGCCAAGGGCGATTCCGACGCCGCCACGTGGCTGCCCCCGAACGGCGGCTTCTGGTGTGATTACGTGGCACGGCAAACCGCCGTGAAGGCGAAGTACGACTTGTGGATGACGGCCGCGGAGCACCGGGCGGTCGCGGAGGTGGTGACCAGCCGCTGCCCGGACGCCAAGGCCTTAGCCATCAGCTGA
- a CDS encoding peptide MFS transporter: MTTTQQQPTPAGDPAAAGAEKTFFGHPRMLFNLFTVELWERFSFYGMQAILAYYMYFEVTQGGLGLDQGLALSLVGAYGGGVYLSTIVTAWMADRLFGSERTLFGSAIVVMAGHIALALLPGTVGLAVGLILVALGSGGVKAASGALVGSLYARKDPRRDAGFSIFYMGVNIGGLLGPLLTGLLHERLGFHYGFGAAAVGMAVGLAIYAAGRKNLPAESHHVANPLPRAARTKYAWGTIAGLAVLITVLATGLVNPDNLATSMAIAAVVASIIYFAVILTSKKVDGTERKRVTAFIPLYIASAAFWALFQQQFTFIAVYSEQRLDRNLFGWDMPASWVQSINPVFIIIFAAVFAAFWTKLGDRQPATPLKFGAALTIIGIAYLVFIPLESLEQTPLLALVGILLLCTWAELLLSPIGLSVTTKLAPVAFTTQMIALFYLSISLGTTLAGILAGFYTEGNEIPYFVALGGTSILLGLALAAATPGIKKLMAGVK, encoded by the coding sequence ATGACCACTACACAACAACAGCCCACCCCGGCCGGCGACCCAGCGGCCGCGGGAGCGGAGAAGACCTTCTTCGGTCACCCCCGGATGCTGTTCAACCTCTTCACGGTTGAGCTGTGGGAGCGCTTCTCCTTCTACGGAATGCAGGCCATTCTGGCCTACTACATGTACTTCGAGGTCACGCAAGGGGGCCTCGGCCTGGATCAGGGCCTCGCGCTCAGCCTGGTGGGTGCCTACGGCGGTGGCGTCTACCTCTCCACCATCGTCACCGCGTGGATGGCTGACCGTCTCTTCGGCTCCGAACGCACGCTGTTCGGCTCCGCCATCGTTGTCATGGCCGGACACATCGCCCTCGCCCTGCTCCCCGGCACCGTCGGCCTGGCGGTCGGCCTGATCTTGGTCGCGCTCGGCTCCGGCGGCGTGAAGGCCGCCTCGGGCGCCCTCGTCGGCTCGCTCTACGCGCGCAAGGATCCGCGCCGTGATGCTGGCTTCTCCATTTTCTACATGGGCGTGAACATCGGCGGCCTGTTGGGCCCTCTGCTCACCGGGCTGCTCCACGAGCGCCTCGGCTTCCACTACGGATTCGGCGCCGCCGCCGTGGGCATGGCGGTCGGCCTGGCCATCTATGCCGCTGGCCGCAAGAACCTGCCCGCCGAGTCGCACCACGTAGCCAACCCGCTACCCCGCGCGGCCCGCACGAAGTACGCGTGGGGCACCATCGCTGGCCTCGCCGTGCTGATCACCGTGCTGGCCACAGGGCTCGTGAATCCGGACAATCTGGCCACTTCGATGGCCATTGCCGCCGTCGTGGCCTCCATCATCTACTTTGCGGTCATCCTGACCTCCAAGAAGGTGGATGGGACCGAGCGCAAGCGCGTCACCGCGTTCATCCCGCTCTACATCGCCTCGGCCGCCTTCTGGGCACTGTTCCAGCAGCAGTTCACGTTCATCGCCGTTTACTCTGAGCAGCGGCTCGACCGCAACCTCTTCGGGTGGGATATGCCCGCCAGCTGGGTGCAGTCCATCAACCCGGTGTTCATCATCATCTTCGCGGCCGTCTTCGCGGCGTTCTGGACCAAGCTCGGGGACCGCCAGCCGGCCACCCCGCTGAAGTTTGGCGCGGCCCTGACCATCATCGGCATTGCCTACTTGGTGTTCATCCCGCTGGAATCGCTGGAGCAGACGCCGCTGCTGGCGCTGGTCGGCATCTTGCTGCTGTGCACGTGGGCGGAGCTGCTGCTCAGCCCCATCGGCCTCTCCGTGACCACCAAGCTCGCCCCGGTGGCGTTCACCACGCAGATGATCGCGCTGTTCTACCTCTCGATCTCGCTGGGTACCACGCTCGCCGGAATCTTGGCTGGCTTCTACACCGAGGGCAACGAGATCCCGTACTTCGTGGCTCTGGGCGGCACGTCGATCCTGCTCGGCCTGGCCCTCGCGGCCGCCACCCCGGGCATCAAGAAGCTCATGGCCGGCGTGAAGTAA
- a CDS encoding metal-sensitive transcriptional regulator yields MKPAINRLKRAQGQLGAVIRMLEEGGDCRDVVTQLSAASKAIDRAGFSIIATGLEECLKSEDPTADRADMEKLFLSLA; encoded by the coding sequence ATGAAGCCGGCCATCAACCGCCTCAAGCGGGCCCAAGGCCAGCTGGGTGCAGTCATTCGTATGCTGGAGGAAGGCGGCGACTGCCGAGACGTCGTCACCCAGTTGTCCGCGGCCTCGAAGGCCATCGACCGGGCGGGCTTTTCCATCATCGCCACCGGCCTCGAGGAATGCCTGAAGAGCGAGGACCCCACCGCGGACCGCGCGGACATGGAGAAGCTCTTCCTGTCGCTGGCCTAG